The window AAGTGTCGATACTTACTTAGGTCCTGAAATGAAGTCTACGGGCGAAGTAATGGGGTCAGATACGACATTAGAAAAAGCTTTGTATAAAGCATTTGAGGCTAGCTACATGAATATACCAAGTCATGGAACGGTTTTATTAACGATTGCAGATGAAGCAAAAGAAGAAAGCTTAGCCATTGCGAAACGTTTCAAAAATATTGGTTTCAAGTTAGTTGGGACGTCAGGAACAGCTAGTTATTATCATGAACATGGTTTAACGATCGAAAGTATCGACAAAGTCATGGCTAAAGAAAAGAATATTCTAGATATCATTCGTGAAGGCGACGTCCAAGTGGTTGTTAATACTATGGATAAATCTAGACAAACAAATTCGGATGGGTTCTTAATTCGTCGTGAAGCAGTTGATCATGGTGTACCATTGTTCACGTCATTAGATACAGTAAGTGCTGTATTAAGTGTGATTGAATCACAACAATTTTTACTAGAATCTATTTAAGAAGGGGAATATTGATGAAGCAAGAAAACATGAAAGTTATCGAGCAAAAAACATTAGCACCAAACATCTTTGAGATGACATTAGAAGGAGAAATGGTCCAAGAAATGCTTGTTCCAGGACAGTTTCTTCATTGTCAGCCACCTAATCGAAGTGATTTATTATTACGTCGTCCGATTAGTATTTCATCCATTGATTTAGATAACCGTCAATGTAAATTAATTTATCGTGCTGAAGGTGCAGGAACAGTCGCTATGAGTCAGCTATCGGCTAATCAGTCACTAGATGTTTTAGGGCCGCTTGGTAATGGTTTTCCTGTTGAAGATATTTCAGAAGGTGAGCTAGTGATTGTTATTGGTGGGGGAATTGGCATCCCACCGCTTTACGAAGTCGCTAAACAAGCAGTTTTAAGAGGGGCGAAAGTCATCGCTTTTCTTGGATTTGCTTCAAAAGAGGTAATGTTTTACTTAGAAGAATTTCAGGCGTTAGGAGATGTTCACGTTTCAACAGATGATGGCTCCTATGGAACAAAAGGTCACTTAGGTCTTGTCTTAGATGAGGTTTTACCACTGATTGAGCCGAGTGCTGTTTATTCATGTGGACCAACACCACTCTTAGCAAAAGTTGATCAATACTTTGAAGAACATCCACGCGCGTACGTGTCATTAGAAGAACGTATGGCATGTGGCGTAGGTGCTTGTGCAGCCTGTGTTTGCCAAACAAAAGATAAGAAAACTAAAAGAATGAAATTAAAAAAAGTGTGTGATGAAGGACCAGTTTTTGCAACGGGGGTAGTAAATATATGAATCGATTAGCCGTAGAATTACCAGGATTATCATTAAAAAATCCTATTATGCCAGCAAGTGGTTGCTTTGGATTTGGTGCTGAGTATGCTAAGTTTTATGATATTAGTCAGTTAGGGGCCATCATGGTTAAAGCCGCAACGCTTGAACCAAGGGATGGAAACCCAACACCAAGAGTTGCCGAAACACCAAGTGGTATGTTAAATGCCATTGGTTTACAAAATCCTGGGATTGATGAGATTATGTCAGAAAAATTACCAG is drawn from Vagococcus xieshaowenii and contains these coding sequences:
- a CDS encoding dihydroorotate dehydrogenase electron transfer subunit, producing MKQENMKVIEQKTLAPNIFEMTLEGEMVQEMLVPGQFLHCQPPNRSDLLLRRPISISSIDLDNRQCKLIYRAEGAGTVAMSQLSANQSLDVLGPLGNGFPVEDISEGELVIVIGGGIGIPPLYEVAKQAVLRGAKVIAFLGFASKEVMFYLEEFQALGDVHVSTDDGSYGTKGHLGLVLDEVLPLIEPSAVYSCGPTPLLAKVDQYFEEHPRAYVSLEERMACGVGACAACVCQTKDKKTKRMKLKKVCDEGPVFATGVVNI